Genomic DNA from Pigmentiphaga litoralis:
GGAAGGATGCCGGCAGTTGTACGGACCCGATGCCGACTGGGACACGCAGATGCGCACCGCGCAGGAATGGGGCGCGCGCGGCCCATCGTTCACGTACGACGCCGCCGCTGACCTGGCCGACACCCCGATCATTCTGACCGACGTGCCCTACCTGGATCGCACGGTCTGGAACCCGACTCGATACCGGCAAGTGATCCGCGTCGACGCCTATCTTTACCCCTTTCACACTACCGAGACGACGCTGCGAGGCACTGAATACCAGCGCTTTCACACCACCTTTGGCAACGTGCTGCGGACCGAGCTGAAACAGTACGGCATGGACACACCGCCCGCCAGCTTCGATGCCTATCTGCAGTTCGTGGATGCGTCACTGGAGCGGCGGATAAACGAAGGCGCCGTCGCATTGAAACTGGCGTCGGCCTATGTACGCCCCATCGACTTCGGGCGTGCCGAGCAGGCGGAGGCGCAAGCTGCGTATGAGTCGTTTGCCGCAGGCAGGTCGGGCGACCGGCGCGCTCTGGAAAACTTTCTGGCCCGGCGCGCCGCGCAGGTTGCGTGCGATCGCGGCCTGCCCTTGCAAGTGCATGTCGGCATGGGTCACCCCGAACCCGGCATGCTGATGGCCAACACCGCACCGTTCTTGCTGGAAGGTTTCTTGAATACGCGGTCCTTGAACCGGCTCAAGATCACCTTGCTGCATGGCGGCTATCCGTTTTCCAGCGACTGCGCCGCGCTCGTCCAGACCTACGGCAACGTCTACCTGGATTTTTCGTGGATGCCCTATCTGCACCACTTTTACCTGAGGCAGAAGCTGGCGGAATGGATGGAGATCCTGCCGGCGAACAAGCTGCTGTTCGGCACCGATACCGCCGCGCCAGAATTTCATGTGGCCGCTGCGCACTACGCCCGCGACTCGCTCAACGTCGTGCTCGATCAGGGGTATCAGCGCAAGGTGTGGAGCGCACAACAGACCGAATGGCTGGCGCAAAGGATTCTGTGGGAGAACACGGCGGAGCTGTATGGATTGGACATGCCCCGCCGCGCGTGATGCGGTGTCAGCCCATCACGGCTTGTACAGACCGCGCTTGGCCAGCCAGTCGTTGATGACAGCCGACACTTCCAGATTGTTCTTGTCCATCATGACCATATGCGAATTGCCCTTGATGCCGATCTTGGGCAAGTCCACTTCGTCCACCTGGCCGCCCGCTTGCCGGACCGCCTCGGCGAACCTGGCGCCGTTCGCGCGGATCTTGGGCCAGCGCAGGTCCTGCTCGATGTAGTCGCCATAGACCATCATCATCGGCACGTTCTTCATGGCCGCGACCTTGTCCATGTCGCCCACTTCGGCGGGCTCGACGGCGACCACGGCGCGGATCTTTTCAGGGCGCAGTTGCGCAGCCTGCATGCCGAACTTGCCTGCCTGGCTGTGCACCAGCAACACGCACGGGCACACCTTGTCGACGAGTTCCAGATAGGCCTTGAGCGTCGGCACATCGGTGGTCGTCCAGCGCGGCACGAACTGCCGGGCGAACTGCTGGATCTGGTCTGCCGGGAACTGACTGCCGGGCAGCAACTTGCGCTTGGCGGGGTCATCGCTCCACGAATCCGGTCCGCCGATACGGAAGCGTTCATAGGCGTTCGCCGCGGTCACCAGCACCGGTTCGCCTTCCCACACGGGCTTGGCGGTCGCCGGCCAGCTCGAGCGGCCACGTTCCACCGCATCGGAGTTGTAGACCGGCCAGCCGCGGCGCAGGAAGTCGTTCAGCCAGCCCTGGCGGCCATCGGGCGTCGTCTCGTACGTGACGCCGGACAGCCCGCCGCCATGCCACATCAACAGCGGCACGGCTCCCTTCGGCGCCTGCGGAATGAAGTACTGCACGTACATCTGCCCGACCATGTAGGTGCCGTTGGGATCGATCTTGAGCGGGACGCCCCCTGCCGTGAATTTAACTTCCTTGATCGGCTCGCCCGATACGACGAACTGCTCGCCACCAATGTGGAACGAGCCCATGTCGCTCAAGCTGATGGGTTGTGCGGACGCCGCGCCGCTCAGTGCGGTGCCTGCGGCAATGGCGAATGCCATCCCTATGTGTTTCATTGATCGTCTCCCCGACTCTTGATGTGGGTTGTTGGTGGGAGTACGGATCTTACCTAACGTGATCGGCAAACCAGCTATGCCCACCTGGCCGTATCGCGTGCCCCTCTCCGCTCCTAGACTGTCCCGACACGCACAGACGTGACAACAATAAGTACAGCGGGAGACGGCATGAACACGAACGGACTTGGGAAGTTCACTGGGGCAGCCTGGGTGATCGGCGGCCTGATGGCTGTTTCGGGACCCGCCATGGCGCAGTCAGTCCCGGACGGCAAACCCTTCCCCTCGCAAGCCATCCGGATCATCGTTCCCTTCACGCCCGGTGCGATCAACGACACGCTGGCACGGCGCATCGGGCAGAAACTGTCCGAGAACATCAAGCAGCCCGTCGTGGTGGAAAACCGACCAGGCGGTGGCGCAACTATCGGCACCGATTACGTCGCCAAGGCGCCGGCCGATGGCTACACCTTGCTGCAGGTGTCATCCGCGCACGCCGTCAACCCGAGCCTGGTCAGGCTGCCCTACGACAGCACCAAGAGCTTCGACTTCATCACCCTGGCGGCATCGGCGCCGTTGATCCTGCTGGCCAATGCGTCTGTACCCGCCAAGACACTGCCCGAGCTGGTGGCGCTGGCCAAGGCCAAACCGGGAACGCTGTCGTATTCGTCCACGGGCAACGGCGCCAGCGCGCACCTGATGGGCGAGTTGCTGAAAAGCATGGCGGGCATCGACGTGCTGCACGTGCCGTACAAGGGCGCGGCGCAGGCCATGACCGACATGGTCAGCGGGCAGGTGCAGTTCACCTTCACGTCGTACACCGCGGCAGTCTCGTACATCAAATCCGGGCGCGCCCGTCCGCTGGCGGTGACGGGTACCCAGCGCATTGCGGCGCTGCCCGACGTCCCGACGGTTGCTGAAGCAGGCTATCCGGGCTACGACGCCACGGCGTGGTGGGGGTATGCCGCGCCTGCGGGCACGCCGCCCGCCACGCTGGACACCCTCAACAGGGAATTGGTGAAGGTGCTGCGTGACCCGGCGCTGAAGGCCGGCTTTGCGGAAGAAGGCGTGCAGATCGTGGACTCGACGCCGCAGGAGATGAGCGCCTATCTGCAAAAGGAAATGGCGCTGTGGGGCAAGGTCGTCAAGGACGGGAACATCAAGGCGGATTGACGGTTGATCAATGCGCTGGTGGCGACACCGGCCGCCCGGCAAGCTTGCCTTCGTGAGGCGGATCACCGAGCGCACTGGCGATCGATCGGCGACGCAGTGCTGGCCGCGGCAGCCAGACGAGTTGTAAGGTCAGAGACTTGCAGCACGCGAGCGGCGAAGCTCGATAACCTGCTCCGTCCCGACAACGCGAGACCGCAACTGGCCACAGCCGCCCTCCACATCCTGCCCCGCGCTATTCCGGACCTTGGTCAGCAAGCCCCTGCCGTGCAGATAACGCACGATCTCTTGAACGCGCTCGGCATCCGGCCGCTCGTAATCGTCGCCCTCAAGACTGTTGAATGGGATGACGTTCAGCACGCAATACTTGCCTTTGAGCAGGCTCAATATTGCGTCGAGTTCATCATTGCCATCGTTGATCCCTTTGAGCAGCGTCCACTGATACTGGATCGGATAGCCCGTGTCACGCGCGTATTGCTCGCCCAGCTCGATCAATTCTTCTGGAGAGATCCTGGGTGCGCGTGGCAACAGGTGTTCGCGCAGGTCGGCCTTGGTCGTATGCAGTGACAGCGCAAGCGCCGGTTTGACGCGTTGGCGGGGCAGCGCGTCGAACACACGCCGATCGCCCACGGTGGAAAACACCAGATTCTTGTAGCCGATGTTGCCCTGGGTGCCGAGCAGGTCGATGGCTTCGAGCACGTTTTCAAGGTTGTGCGCCGGCTCGCCCATGCCCATGAAGACCACTTTCTTGACCACGCGTTGCCGCCGCGCCATCACGACCTGGGCCAGGATTTCCATGCTGCTGACCTGGCGGATCAGGCCGCTCTTGCCGGTCATGCAGAACCGGCAGCCGACCGCACAGCCCACCTGAGTCGACACACAGAGCGCATCGCGCGGCAGCAGCACGCTTTCGACCATCTGGCCGTCGGCCAATGCGACCAGCAGGCGCTTGCCGTCATCGCCGGGGTGTTCGGAATGGATGCGGGCCAGGCCGTCGAGTTCCGCCGTCAAGGCCGGCAAGGCATTGCGGACCGCGAGCGGCAGGAAGTTTTCGAAGTCTTTACGCGACCCAGTGTCGAGTGTCTGTCCGCTCAGCCAGACGCGCAGGATCCGGCCGCGGTGAGCAGGCTGGGCGCCGAGGGTGGCGAGGCGTTGGTCGAGATCGGAGAATCGCATGGAAGGGAAAACTGGAGCGGGTGAAGGGAATCGAACCCTCGTATGCAGCTTGGGAAGCTGCCGTTCTACCATTGAACTACACCCGCATGACGCGCCATCCGTATTGCACTGCAGGGATGGGCAGTAGATTGGCGTGCGCGCTGGGGCGACGCCGTACGGCATTCTAAGCGCGAATCGGCAGCGCGGCAAATCGCCGCAAGCCGCGATCCAAAAGCCATATCGGCTGGTCGACACAAACGTGCATGTCGGCCGCCCTGCCTGCTTATCGGCCGTTCACACCTGCGGCCGATACAACGACACCGCATTGTCCCAAAGCGCTTTCCTGGCCAGCTCCGGCCCCAGCACCTTGCGCACCAGTTCGATATCGGCAACTTCGAACGGGCGTTTGGCGCGCGTGGATGGCAGGTCGGTCCCGAACATGAGCGCGTTGGGATTGCGTGCGGCAATGCGTTCGAGTGCACGGGGAACGTCCATGGTGACACGGCCGAAGCCGGTCGCCTTGATCCGTGCGCCGGCATCGACCAAATCCAGCACGACGGGCAGGCCTTCTTCGGTCATGCCCAAGTGATCAATGACGATCTGGGGCAGCTTGGACAATTTGGCGACGTGGGGACGCAAGGCGGCTGCGTCGGCGTAGATTTCGGCATGCCACCGGCCCGCCGCGTGCGCGCGGGTAGCCAGTTCGACGATGTCATCGACCGTATCCACGCGGCCGCGGAAAATGTTGAAGCGCAGGGCCCGCACGCCGATGGCGGACAGGCTGGCGATTTCTGCATCAGGGACGTTGGGGGCGACTTGCGTGACGCCGACCCATCGGGGGCCGAGCTGCGCGAGCACGGCACGCAGGTAGGTCTGGTCATTGCCATGGAAGGATCCCGACACGATCGCACCGGCGGTCACGCCGAGGGGCTGCGTCTGGCGTTGATATTCCGCCAAGGGAAAGGATGGCGGGGTGTAGCCCTGGTTAGGGATGATCGGATAGCGCGTGTCGATGATGTGGCAGTGCGAATCGAAGATGTCAGTGTGCTGAGGACGCGTTGCGCAGCCTGTCAGGGACAGGGTGGCCAGCGCGCCTGCGCCAAGCAGCAACTGACGTCGTTGCGTGTTGATGGTCATGGGGTGTCTCCGGTTTCTTATAAAAGTTGTGATTTGCAACGAGCCTGACGGCAGCAGGCATCGACGTCAGCGCGCACGGCGCATGACCTCTGCGATGCACGCCGCCACCTGCTGCGGCGCTTCGAGCGGTGTGTAGTGGCGGGTGTCGGCGATGACGGTCAGCGTCGCAGCGGGCAGCCGCGCTGCAACGTCTTCCGCCATGGTGACCGGCGTCGCATAGTCATGTTCTCCGACCACGACGGCAGCAGGTCCGTCATACCGTTCCAACCCCGCCCGCTCATCGGCCACGCCCAGCATGCGGCAGGTGCTTGCGTAGGCAGCCACGCGGTTCGCCGTGAAGACATCGACAGCCTGCTCCACCAGGTCGTTGTTGGCCGCAAGGAATTCGGGGCTGAACCAGCGGGCACGCTGGAACTCGACAAGCGATCCCATGCCGTCCTTGAGCGCAGCCTGCGCGCGGCCCTCCCAATTCTTGGGTGCGTCCGCGCCATACCAGGCGGTGGCGTCGATGACGGTCAGGCTGGCGAGACGTTCCGGATAGGTGCCGGCAAACGCCAATGCCACGGTGCCGCCCATGGAGCAGCCGACCAGGTGCAGACGTTCGGCACCGAGCGCGGTCGCGACGTCGGCAATATCCTGGGCAAAGCGGTCAGTGGTGTACGTGCCCGCCGGCGCGTCGGACACGCCATGCCCACGGCAGTCCATGGCGATCATCACGCCGCCAGGCGCAGATGAGGAAGACGCGCGGGTCAATGCGTCAGACCCCGACGCGGCCGATGCCGATGCCGACGCAGGCGATGCCAACGCCTCCGCCAGCGCATCCGCGACGCCCGCCCACATGTCGCCATTCATGGCCAAGGCATGAACGAACACCACGGGCAGCGCAGTGGGATCGGTAGCTTCGCGCAGCACGCGCAGCGTCAGGCGTTGCGCGTCGGTGGTCGTGACGGTCAGGGTTTGAACCGGCGCCACCGGTCCATATCGACGAGAGATCGAGACGCTCATTCCGCACGCGCTCCGGACTTGGCGACCTGGGCACGCCAGAACGCCAGGTCCTTGATCATCTTGGCATCCAGTTCGGTGGGGGTACTGATGGTGGGCACGAAGCCGCCATCCATCAGCTTTTTCTGCAGGGCCGGATCGGCCATGACCTTGCGCAGATCCGCAGCCACCTTGTTGCGGATTGCTTCTGGCGTCGCCTTGGGCGCCATCATGCCGAACCAGGTATCGACCTCGTAGCCGGGCAGTGTTTCCGCCACGGCAGGCACATTCGGCAGGTTCTTGAGGCGAGTCCGCGATGAGACTGCGACCGCTTGCAGACGGCCGCTGCGGATGAAGGCAATGCACGCAGGCAAGCCTGTCGAGACGAGCTGGATCTGCCCGCCTAGCAGATCCGTCAGCGCCTGATTGCCGCCTTTGTACGGAATGTGCGTCAGTTGTTTGGCGCCCTCGCGCTTCATCAGTTCCGCGGCCAGATGGCCGGGCGAGCCGTTGCCCGCCGTGCCATAGTTCAAAGGCTGGGTCGCGGCCAGAACGTCTTTCATGGTGGACGGTCCGGTACCGGGGCGGCTCACCAGCACCTGCGGTGCCGTGGCCACCAGGGCGATGCCCGACAGATCGCGTATCGCATCGAAAGGCGGCTTGTCGTACAGCAAGGGATTGGCCAGCACGCCATCGCCCCAGAACAGCAGGGTGTAGCCATCGGGCGCGGCGCCGATCACGGCTTGCGCGCCAATGTTGCCGCCGGCGCCGCCGCGGTTGTCGATGATGACCGCCTGCCCCCACACCGCTGCCAGCTTGGTTGACAGGTCCCGTGCGATCAGGTCGAAGCTGCCGCCCGGGGCGAAGGGAACGACGATACGTACCGGTTTATCGGGGTAGCCACCCTGCGCCAGTGTCTGTCCGTGCCATCCCGTGACGGCAGCGACCAAAGCGGCCGCGATCTTCCATTGCATTCGAATCTCCGTTGTTGTGACCTTAACTCCTGTACAGGAGTGTATGTGTAAAGAACATCGGGCGGTGCCTATGGTTTTCCCGGTACACTGGCATCGCCGATTACGCCCTGACCATCCCGCCTGCCATGTCCCAATCCCCCGTCATCGATCAACGCCTGCCCCGCCACGTCCAGGTGCGCGATGAATTGATGCGCCGTATTGCCGATCGGGTGTGGAAAGCGGGTGAAGCCTTGCCAAGTGAAGAGCGGCTTGCCGCGGAGTTTTCGATTTCGGTTGGCACCATGCGCAAGGCAATCCAGGCGCTGGAACAGGAAAAGGTCGTGGAACGCATCCACGGCAAAGGCACGTTCGTCACGCGCGCGTTCGAGCGCTCGTCCATGCTGCGCTTTGTGCGGTTCCGCGGCACCGAACAACAGGAACTGCCGTCGGCCCACATCCTGACGCTGGAAACCAAAGCGGCCGATGATGTGATGCGGGGCAAGCTGCAACTGCGATCCGCAACAGAAAAAGTGCTGTATCTGCACCGTTCGCGCGCCTACGGCGACGAGGTCGTGCTGGTCGAACATATCTGGCTGCCCGCCAAACGTTTCGCGAAGCTGGAAAGCTATCTGAAGCGCGAATCGCCGCCGCTGCTGTATCCCGTGTATGACGAGCTGTGCGACGTGGTGGTGTCGCGCGCGGTCGACGAGCTGTCGATGGGCATGCTGGACGCGCCTGACGCGGCGATCTTTGGCGTCGATCCGGCAACGCCGTGCATGCGCATCGAGCGCACCATGAGAGACCATGTGGGCCAGGTCGTCGAATGGCGCGTGTCCTTCGTTCCGGCCAACCGGTTCTATTACAGCGTCGAGATCCGCTGAACCGGGCGTGGCCCGCCATTCATGACCCACCCTGCTGGACTCATGACCAACTATCGTTGGAAGCCCCCTTCGCATCGCGCTACCGTCATGGCTCACGGCGCATAGACGCCGGGTGCCGGCTCCGCGCCGGCCACAACGGAGACATCCATGAAGCTGGCGTCGGTGCAGATACAGGGCCGCACGTGTTTTGGCGCAATCGTCGAAGGCGGATTCATTGATCTGTCGGCGCGGTTTGCGGGCCGTTGCCACAGCCTGGCCGACCTGCTGCGCCAGGACCTGGTTCATGAAGCGCGCCGCTTGTGCGCCGCCGTGCAACCGGACCATCCGCTTACCCACGTCGAGTACCTGCCGCTAATCCCCGACAGCGGCGCCCGTGTGTTCGCGCTGGGCGTGGCCTACAAGGACCACCTTGAAGAGACCGGCCGCGCCAGCCAGGAATCGCCATCGCTATTCACCAAGCACCGGCAGTCCTTGGTCGGTCACGAGCAGCCGATCCTGAAGCCGCGTGTGTCGGACCGGTTCGATTTCGAAGGCGAGATCGTGCTGGTGATCGGCAAGGCGGGGCGGCACATTCCGGAGGCGGAGGCCATGTCGCACGTGGCGGGTTATTCGATCCTGATGGACGGGTCGGTGCGTGACTATCAGAAGCACAGTGTGACGGCGGGCAAGAATTTTGATCGCAGCAGTGCGTTCGGCCCCTGGATGGTGACGGCGGACGCGATCCTGGATCCGGGCGCGATGCGGCTGACGACCACCCTGAACGGATCGTTGATGCAGTCAACCACCTTCGAGCGGCTGATGTGGACGCCCGCGGCCATCGTGCATTACGTGTCGACGTTTACCGAGCTTCAGCCGGGGGATGCGATTTCGACGGGAACGCCGGCGGGCGTGGGCCATCGGCGCACGCCGCCCGTGTTCATGAAGGCTGGTGACCGGCTCGAAGTCGCGGTCAGCGGCATCGGCGTCCTGGCCAACACCGTGCAGGACGAATAAGCGCAGTGCACTGAAGGTTGCGAACGTCAAACAGCCTGCCGATCGAGCGGGCTGCAAGGAGACAGCATGTTGAATCGTATCTTCGGGGCGGGCGCAGCCGCGCTGACCGCCGCCGTGCGGACGTCGCTCGCGCTGGCGCTGGCGTTGGCGCTGGCGTTGGCGCTGGCATTAACGCTGACACCAGCCCACGCCCAAGGGCCCGCTCCCGCCCCGACCCAGGCGCAGTCGTCATCCTGGCCCGATCGCCCCATCCGTCTGGTGGTGCCTTTCGGCGCGGGCGGGCCGGACACGACGGCGCGCATCCTGGGACAACAACTGAGCAAGCAGCTGGGCCAGCTGATCATCGTGGATAACCGGGCGGGCGCCAACGGGATCATTGGCGCCGATGCCGTCGCCAAGGCAGCGCCGGATGGCTATACGTTGATGCTGACGTCCGCCTCGTTCGCGGTCAATCCCAGCATCTACAAGAAGCTGCCTTACGACAGCAAGCGCGACTTCGTCGACATTGCGCAAGTGGCCGCGGGCGAAGGTTTGATCCTGGCGGTGTACCCGGGCG
This window encodes:
- a CDS encoding amidohydrolase family protein, which gives rise to MQIPDITGGMPAIDHHSHASVSRFRTVRQIEEHFATAHMEANVPAEVYDAFIAARNQGDAAALARLEADHGTQTLLDRGLLFRSTTFFATALREGCRQLYGPDADWDTQMRTAQEWGARGPSFTYDAAADLADTPIILTDVPYLDRTVWNPTRYRQVIRVDAYLYPFHTTETTLRGTEYQRFHTTFGNVLRTELKQYGMDTPPASFDAYLQFVDASLERRINEGAVALKLASAYVRPIDFGRAEQAEAQAAYESFAAGRSGDRRALENFLARRAAQVACDRGLPLQVHVGMGHPEPGMLMANTAPFLLEGFLNTRSLNRLKITLLHGGYPFSSDCAALVQTYGNVYLDFSWMPYLHHFYLRQKLAEWMEILPANKLLFGTDTAAPEFHVAAAHYARDSLNVVLDQGYQRKVWSAQQTEWLAQRILWENTAELYGLDMPRRA
- a CDS encoding esterase; translated protein: MKHIGMAFAIAAGTALSGAASAQPISLSDMGSFHIGGEQFVVSGEPIKEVKFTAGGVPLKIDPNGTYMVGQMYVQYFIPQAPKGAVPLLMWHGGGLSGVTYETTPDGRQGWLNDFLRRGWPVYNSDAVERGRSSWPATAKPVWEGEPVLVTAANAYERFRIGGPDSWSDDPAKRKLLPGSQFPADQIQQFARQFVPRWTTTDVPTLKAYLELVDKVCPCVLLVHSQAGKFGMQAAQLRPEKIRAVVAVEPAEVGDMDKVAAMKNVPMMMVYGDYIEQDLRWPKIRANGARFAEAVRQAGGQVDEVDLPKIGIKGNSHMVMMDKNNLEVSAVINDWLAKRGLYKP
- a CDS encoding tripartite tricarboxylate transporter substrate binding protein; the protein is MNTNGLGKFTGAAWVIGGLMAVSGPAMAQSVPDGKPFPSQAIRIIVPFTPGAINDTLARRIGQKLSENIKQPVVVENRPGGGATIGTDYVAKAPADGYTLLQVSSAHAVNPSLVRLPYDSTKSFDFITLAASAPLILLANASVPAKTLPELVALAKAKPGTLSYSSTGNGASAHLMGELLKSMAGIDVLHVPYKGAAQAMTDMVSGQVQFTFTSYTAAVSYIKSGRARPLAVTGTQRIAALPDVPTVAEAGYPGYDATAWWGYAAPAGTPPATLDTLNRELVKVLRDPALKAGFAEEGVQIVDSTPQEMSAYLQKEMALWGKVVKDGNIKAD
- a CDS encoding RNA methyltransferase, translated to MRFSDLDQRLATLGAQPAHRGRILRVWLSGQTLDTGSRKDFENFLPLAVRNALPALTAELDGLARIHSEHPGDDGKRLLVALADGQMVESVLLPRDALCVSTQVGCAVGCRFCMTGKSGLIRQVSSMEILAQVVMARRQRVVKKVVFMGMGEPAHNLENVLEAIDLLGTQGNIGYKNLVFSTVGDRRVFDALPRQRVKPALALSLHTTKADLREHLLPRAPRISPEELIELGEQYARDTGYPIQYQWTLLKGINDGNDELDAILSLLKGKYCVLNVIPFNSLEGDDYERPDAERVQEIVRYLHGRGLLTKVRNSAGQDVEGGCGQLRSRVVGTEQVIELRRSRAASL
- a CDS encoding amidohydrolase family protein, whose protein sequence is MTINTQRRQLLLGAGALATLSLTGCATRPQHTDIFDSHCHIIDTRYPIIPNQGYTPPSFPLAEYQRQTQPLGVTAGAIVSGSFHGNDQTYLRAVLAQLGPRWVGVTQVAPNVPDAEIASLSAIGVRALRFNIFRGRVDTVDDIVELATRAHAAGRWHAEIYADAAALRPHVAKLSKLPQIVIDHLGMTEEGLPVVLDLVDAGARIKATGFGRVTMDVPRALERIAARNPNALMFGTDLPSTRAKRPFEVADIELVRKVLGPELARKALWDNAVSLYRPQV
- a CDS encoding alpha/beta fold hydrolase, translated to MSVSISRRYGPVAPVQTLTVTTTDAQRLTLRVLREATDPTALPVVFVHALAMNGDMWAGVADALAEALASPASASASAASGSDALTRASSSSAPGGVMIAMDCRGHGVSDAPAGTYTTDRFAQDIADVATALGAERLHLVGCSMGGTVALAFAGTYPERLASLTVIDATAWYGADAPKNWEGRAQAALKDGMGSLVEFQRARWFSPEFLAANNDLVEQAVDVFTANRVAAYASTCRMLGVADERAGLERYDGPAAVVVGEHDYATPVTMAEDVAARLPAATLTVIADTRHYTPLEAPQQVAACIAEVMRRAR
- a CDS encoding tripartite tricarboxylate transporter substrate binding protein, with translation MQWKIAAALVAAVTGWHGQTLAQGGYPDKPVRIVVPFAPGGSFDLIARDLSTKLAAVWGQAVIIDNRGGAGGNIGAQAVIGAAPDGYTLLFWGDGVLANPLLYDKPPFDAIRDLSGIALVATAPQVLVSRPGTGPSTMKDVLAATQPLNYGTAGNGSPGHLAAELMKREGAKQLTHIPYKGGNQALTDLLGGQIQLVSTGLPACIAFIRSGRLQAVAVSSRTRLKNLPNVPAVAETLPGYEVDTWFGMMAPKATPEAIRNKVAADLRKVMADPALQKKLMDGGFVPTISTPTELDAKMIKDLAFWRAQVAKSGARAE
- a CDS encoding GntR family transcriptional regulator, which produces MSQSPVIDQRLPRHVQVRDELMRRIADRVWKAGEALPSEERLAAEFSISVGTMRKAIQALEQEKVVERIHGKGTFVTRAFERSSMLRFVRFRGTEQQELPSAHILTLETKAADDVMRGKLQLRSATEKVLYLHRSRAYGDEVVLVEHIWLPAKRFAKLESYLKRESPPLLYPVYDELCDVVVSRAVDELSMGMLDAPDAAIFGVDPATPCMRIERTMRDHVGQVVEWRVSFVPANRFYYSVEIR
- a CDS encoding fumarylacetoacetate hydrolase family protein; the protein is MKLASVQIQGRTCFGAIVEGGFIDLSARFAGRCHSLADLLRQDLVHEARRLCAAVQPDHPLTHVEYLPLIPDSGARVFALGVAYKDHLEETGRASQESPSLFTKHRQSLVGHEQPILKPRVSDRFDFEGEIVLVIGKAGRHIPEAEAMSHVAGYSILMDGSVRDYQKHSVTAGKNFDRSSAFGPWMVTADAILDPGAMRLTTTLNGSLMQSTTFERLMWTPAAIVHYVSTFTELQPGDAISTGTPAGVGHRRTPPVFMKAGDRLEVAVSGIGVLANTVQDE